The Chiloscyllium plagiosum isolate BGI_BamShark_2017 chromosome 43, ASM401019v2, whole genome shotgun sequence genome includes a window with the following:
- the LOC122543281 gene encoding zinc finger and BTB domain-containing protein 39, translating into MGMRIKLHSADHPNNLLKELNKFRLSETMCDVIIMVGNRTFSAHKSVLACAAGYFQKLFLNSEVNTARTYVVDFITPANFERILNFIYTAELFTDLINVGVIYEMAEKLGMQDLLKACYSTFPDLEKTETNKPTDQSPEGYAPLTGASNDQNTPMSDSRGPGPQFCQNRSYIMQVEVGESFKSEERNLVNENGPSMPVMYQQSTKTEDNLEMEYSQCTTSENVPLTSNKGPCELYEIQSNGYYNQTSLLVTGESLKESSNSCVSNNVDLQVQSMKEMECMQFDGIEQDGLNFDDHQESRGPSEEIIELTDDSEDDNLVCVKDSNGEGKSMPCQVCGKVLAANIGMIRQHGKLHIDAKEGLCTVCGAKFTDRSSRITHVLSHVGIFLFSCDMCEMKFVTQWQVAGHRKGKPHDANIIVQPNTILPAEANFGGSPTELFCAVCGKTVTKDYLAVKDHILSHLDMKSLSCCVCEQPYRSVCSLMWHVLSHMNISIFSCSVCGNSFVDRTVLEQHMASHQGMEYLYECNFCCRKFRLEASYQNHVKIHKRNNLDGTKGLTTPHQWLKKTLTTSPSDESTSDGHVPGVHQETLLTLPSNQGKANSKGNWYECEFCGKRFSHSSEFQYHLRIHSGEKPYECKLCHKFFRGRSTVKNHLKTHSGALMYCCTVCQKYCPTLNLMIKHVEMHKDGGLPPDFNIAQTFMYIVHSKQSVKMMD; encoded by the coding sequence ATGGGTATGAGAATTAAACTACACAGTGCTGACCACCCTAATAACCTTCTTAAGGAACTTAATAAGTTTAGGTTGTCCGAAACCATGTGTGATGTAATCATCATGGTTGGCAACAGGACATTTTCAGCACACAAATCAGTGCTTGCATGTGCTGCTGGCTACTTCCAGAAGCTCTTTCTGAATTCTGAGGTTAATACTGCAAGAACATACGTGGTAGACTTCATCACCCCGGCAAATTTTGAAAGAATCTTGAATTTTATCTATACAGCTGAGCTTTTTACTGATCTCATTAATGTTGGTGTTATCTATGAGATGGCAGAGAAGTTGGGAATGCAAGATCTTCTGAAGGCTTGCTACTCCAcgtttcctgacttggaaaagaCAGAAACCAATAAACCAACAGATCAATCACCCGAAGGCTATGCACCTCTCACTGGGGCTTCAAATGACCAAAACACCCCCATGTCAGACTCCAGGGGCCCAGGCCCACAATTTTGTCAAAACAGAAGTTACATAATGCAGGTTGAAGTAGGAGAGAGTTTTAAAAGTGAAGAGCGAAATCTTGTGAATGAAAATGGCCCAAGTATGCCAGTGATGTACCAACAGTCAACAAAAACTGAAGATAACCTGGAGATGGAATACAGCCAATGCACAACAAGTGAGAATGTGCCTTTGACCTCTAATAAAGGCCCATGTGAGCTGTATGAAATACAGAGTAATGGATATTATAATCAAACCAGTTTACTGGTCACTGGAGAATCTCTCAAAGAGAGTAGTAATTCCTGTGTCAGTAACAATGTCGACCTCCAGGTTCAATCAATGAAGGAAATGGAGTGCATGCAGTTTGATGGTATTGAACAGGATGGCCTTAATTTTGATGACCATCAAGAGAGCAGAGGTCCTTCTGAAGAAATAATCGAGTTAACAGATGACAGTGAAGATGACAATCTTGTCTGTGTTAAGGATAGTAATGGTGAAGGTAAGAGTATGCCATGCCAGGTGTGTGGCAAGGTCTTGGCAGCCAACATAGGAATGATTAGGCAACACGGTAAACTCCACATTGATGCAAAAGAGGGGCTGTGTACTGTGTGTGGCGCCAAGTTCACTGATAGGAGCTCTCGAATCACCCATGTTTTGTCTCATGTTGGAATTTTTCTCTTCTCGTGTGAcatgtgtgaaatgaaatttGTAACACAGTGGCAAGTGGCTGGACACAGGAAAGGGAAGCCACATGATGCTAACATTATTGTCCAACCAAATACCATCTTGCCTGCTGAAGCTAATTTTGGTGGCTCTCCCACAGAACTGTTTTGTGCTGTCTGTGGAAAGACAGTGACTAAAGACTATCTTGCTGTGAAAGACCATATCCTTTCCCATCTTGACATGAAAAGTCTCTCCTGTTGTGTCTGTGAGCAGCCATATAGATCAGTCTGTAGCTTAATGTGGCATGTTTTATCCCACATGAATATATCAATCTTTTCCTGTTCTGTATGTGGTAATAGCTTTGTAGACCGAACTGTTCTAGAGCAACATATGGCTTCACACCAGGGTATGGAGTATTTATATGAATGTAATTTCTGCTGTAGAAAGTTTCGGTTAGAAGCCTCTTATCAGAACCATGTGAAGATACATAAGAGGAATAACTTGGATGGCACAAAAGGTCTAACTACTCCACACCAGTGGCTCAAAAAAACCTTAACAACATCACCATCAGATGAGTCTACAAGTGATGGACATGTGCCTGGTGTACACCAAGAGACCCTTCTGACCCTTCCCTCAAACCAAGGCAAAGCCAACTCCAAAGGGAACTGGTATGAATGTGAATTTTGTGGTAAAAGGTTTTCCCATTCTAGTGAGTTTCAGTATCATCTCCGAATCCACTCAGGAGAGAAGCCCTATGAATGCAAGCTGTGCCACAAGTTCTTCAGGGGGCGATCGACTGTCAAAAATCATCTAAAGACTCATTCAGGTGCCCTTATGTATTGCTGCACGGTTTGCCAGAAGTATTGTCCCACCTTGAACCTTATGATTAAACATGTGGAGATGCACAAAGATGGGGGCCTACCTCCTGACTTTAACATTGCACAGACATTCATGTACATCGTGCATTCCAAACAGTCAGTAAAAATGATGGACTAA